A portion of the Anabas testudineus chromosome 22, fAnaTes1.2, whole genome shotgun sequence genome contains these proteins:
- the sptb gene encoding spectrin beta chain, erythrocytic isoform X2: MTSTTDFDNVEITQQYSHINTRFDLSDEELDNDNCTARLFERSRIKALADEREAVQKKTFTKWVNSILSRVQCRISDLYLDLRDGRMLIKLLEVLSGEKLPKPTKGRMRIHCLENVDKALQFLKEQRVHLENMGSHDIVDGNHRLILGLIWTIILRFQIQDIIVETGQADQKETRSAKDALLLWCQMKTAGYPNVNITNFTTSWKDGMAFNALIHKHRPDLVDYDSLKRSNPTHNLQSAFNVAEQKLGVTKLLDPEDVFTENPDEKSIITYVVAFYHYFSKMKQLAVEGKRVGKVLDQAIETEKMIDKYETLASDLLLWIEQTIVVLNNRKLANSLSGVQQQLQAFNTYRNVEKPPKFQEKGNLEVLLFSIQSRMRANNQRVYTPKEGALVADINKAWKRLERAEHERERVLRDELIRQEKLEQMARRFDRKAAMRETWLQENQRLVAQDNFGYDLPEVEAAKKKHDAIETDIAAYEERVQALVDISKELESERYHDAKRIDVRKDNVLRLWDYLQNQLRDRRGRLDKNLTLQRIFQEMLHIINWMDDMKARLMSPEFGKHLLEVEDLLQKHALVENDIALQAERIQNASAAALKFANGDTYKPCDPQVIRDRVQHLDLCYQELCALAAQRRARLEQSRCFWNFLWEVAELESWIREKENLFSSLDYGKDLTSVLVLQSKHSAFEDELAARRVNLKQILPEGEKMIQAKHFGSPKVQECMDDIMRQWQQLEELAAFRKQNLQDTQRFFQFQGDADELKAWLLDAKRQMSTDDLGHDEYTTQRLLKKHNDLKNEAIKNGATIDALSKQASALPEELQNTPDIQRRLKDIKDLYMELMSLADLRQKKLDDTMALYTIFSETDACELWMGQKETWLVGLEVPENLDNLEVVQNRLSILAQDMANVQSRVDDVNKAVKQLEDSRHPRTKEVKECQARLNKRWEAFKAMVEEKKRKVDSAVSLHNYGLECDETEAWIKDKTRVIESTQDLGNDLAAVMAIQRKLFGIQRDLAAIDTKLTFLRKEADQLAKDHPENAADILARRGELDAAWDTLRKTLKDREDSLGEVSKLQTFLQDMDDFQSWLFKTQKAVASEETPATLPEAEEQLSLHDALREDINNHEETYHRVRDTGARVTQGQENDPQYQQLDQTLKGLDRGWYELQKMWDSRKNFLDQGLGFQQFMRDGKTVEAILNNQEYTLAHLDKPDTLAGAEKALKKHEDFVSTMEANEDKIDGALQGGQRLVDSNNLYSGKVQEKMDSIQDRHDKNKRRAQDVHEKLRDNRDLQHFLQNTQDLTVWINEKMLTAQDTSYDEARNLHSKWLKHQAFMAELASNKDWLNKVDQEGQELMESKPEFEPIVTERLAQLHELWDKLESTTQEKARLLFDANRSELLDQSLADIKKWLHELQQQLQSGDEDVKDLTIANILLKKHQMTENQVRGRARELEELQEAVRKHGGGREDQPELEAEQQTLQRDFQQLLTPLAQRKGKLEAAKAVHQFYRDLADELLWIEERMPLAMSQEHGHNLQTVQMLLKKNQTLQREIEGHQPRVDEVLERGWRMEAAASTEGRPEAERITDQLKELEEAWARLQDEMAKRRERLNGSNLAQQYYNDADEAEAWIGEQELYMIADEKAKDEQSAMLMLKRHVILKQDVDDYTDSIQRLADRAQKMFAEDHPDGEEIIRRQGQVDKQYAGLKELAEDRRKKLDHTYHHFLLCREVEELEHWIAERDLVASSQEMGQDLDHVTLLRDKFREFSRETGMVGQERVDMVNQTIDELIEGGHSEAATMAEWKDSINESWADLLELIDTRTQLLMASYELLKYFDDGKELVAQIHDKQKELPDDVGEDFSKAESFHRMHAAFERDITALGKQVQQFQETAARLHAQYAGNRADAIQATEQEVVEAWNGLLAACDGRRAQLVDTAEKFRFFTMVRDLMAWMESIIKQIETQEKPKDVSSVELLQKYHQGIRSEIETRGAKFTDCIDLGKALLTRKHRDSAEHQLIYQLVATHYIQKNILTMTCLLRIKCWRCASLHGTPQWQRPG, encoded by the exons ATGAGCGCGAGGCAGTTCAGAAAAAGACCTTCACTAAGTGGGTCAACTCAATCTTGTCTCGAGTCCAGTGTCGCATCTCTGACCTCTATCTGGACCTGCGGGATGGACGCATGCTCATTAAACTGCTGGAGGTGCTGTCTGGAGAGAAACTG CCGAAGCCCACTAAAGGCCGAATGCGTATCCACTGCTTGGAGAATGTGGACAAAGCTCTGCAGTTCCTCAAAGAGCAGAGGGTTCACCTGGAGAACATGGGCTCCCACGACATTGTTGATGGCAACCATCGCCTCATCCTTGGCCTCATCTGGACCATCATCCTTCGCTTCCAG ATCCAGGACATTATTGTGGAAACAGGCCAGGCGGACCAGAAGGAGACACGCTCAGCCAAGGAcgctcttcttctgtggtgtcagaTGAAAACGGCAGG ATATCCCAATGTCAACATCACCAACTTCACCACCAGCTGGAAAGACGGCATGGCCTTCAACGCTCTCATACACAAACACCG GCCAGATCTGGTGGACTATGACAGCCTGAAGAGGTCCAACCCGACCCACAACCTCCAGAGCGCCTTCAATGTGGCAGAGCAGAAGCTTGGTGTGACCAAACTGTTAGACCCTGAAG ATGTGTTCACAGAGAACCCAGATGAGAAGTCCATCATCACGTACGTTGTGGCATTTTACCACTACTTCTCCAAGATGAAGCAGCTCGCCGTCGAGGGCAAGAGAGTTGGAAAG GTTCTGGATCAAGCCATCGAGACAGAGAAGATGATTGATAAATACGAGACGCTGGCATCAGACCTGCTGTTGTGGATTGAGCAGACCATCGTCGTGCTGAACAACCGGAAACTTGCCAACTCTCTCAGtggagttcagcagcagcttcaggcCTTCAACACCTACCGCAATGTCGAGAAGCCGCCCAA gttCCAGGAGAAGGGGAACCTTGAGGTTCTGTTGTTCTCCATCCAGAGTCGTATGAGAGCCAATAACCAGAGGGTCTATACGCCTAAAGAGGGAGCTCTAGTAGCAGATATCAATAAG GCCTGGAAGCGTCTGGAGAGGGCGGAGCACGAGCGGGAGCGCGTCCTTAGAGACGAGCTGATCAGACAGGAGAAGCTGGAACAGATGGCCAGGAGATTTGACAGGAAGGCTGCCATGAGGGAGACCTGGCTCCAGGAGAACCAGAGACTAGTGGCCCAG GATAACTTTGGTTACGACCTGCCAGAAGTGGAGGCAGCCAAGAAGAAGCATGATGCCATAGAGACGGACATTGCTGCATATGAGGAACGTGTTCAAGCGCTTGTGGACATCTCAAAGGAGCTGGAGTCTGAGCGTTATCATGACGCCAAACGGATTGATGTGCGCAAAGACAACGTGCTGCGTCTGTGGGACTACTTGCAGAACCAGCTGAGGGATCGAAGGGGTCGTCTGGATAAGAACCTCACCCTGCAGAGGATCTTCCAGGAAATGCTGCACATCATCAACTGGATGGACGACATGAAG GCTCGTCTGATGTCTCCAGAATTTGGGAAGCACTTGTTGGAGGTTGAAGACTTGTTACAGAAACACGCTCTGGTAGAGAACGACATCGCTCTGCAGGCAGAGAGAATCCAGAATGCAAGTGCTGCCGCTCTCAAGTTCGCAAATGGAGATA CCTATAAGCCATGTGATCCTCAAGTGATCCGTGACAGGGTACAGCACCTGGATCTGTGCTACCAGGAGCTTTGTGCTCTGGCTGCCCAGCGACGAGCTCGCTTAGAACAGTCCCGCTGCTTCTGGAACTTCCTGTGggaggtagcagagctggaGAGTTGGATTCGGGAAAAGGAAAACCTCTTCTCCTCCCTGGATTATGGCAAGGACCTAACAAGCGTGCTGGTGCTCCAGAGCAAACACAGCGCGTTTGAGGATGAGCTTGCAGCGCGCCGTGTCAACCTCAAACAGATCTTGCCTGAGGGAGAAAAGATGATCCAGGCCAAGCACTTTGGTTCTCCAAAGGTTCAAGAATGTATGGACGACATCATGAGGCAATGGCAGCAACTGGAGGAGCTGGCAGCGTTTCGGAAACAGAACCTCCAGGACACCCAGAGGTTCTTCCAGTTTCAGGGAGATGCTGATGAACTGAAGGCCTGGCTGCTGGATGCCAAGAGGCAGATGAGCACTGACGATCTAGGACATGATGAGTACACCACGCAGCGGCTATTGAAAAAGCACAATGACCTCAAGAATGAAGCAATAAAGAACGGGGCTACTATTGACGCCCTGTCCAAACAGGCCAGTGCTCTGCCAGAGGAGCTACAAAACACCCCTGATATCCAGAGACGTCTGAAAGACATCAAGGACCTGTACATGGAGCTCATGTCTTTGGCTGACCTGAGACAGAAGAAGCTGGACGACACTATGGCTTTATACACCATCTTCAGCGAGACAGACGCCTGTGAGCTCTGGATGGGCCAGAAGGAGACATGGTTGGTGGGCTTAGAGGTGCCGGAGAATCTGGATAATCTGGAAGTAGTACAAAATAG GTTGAGCATTCTAGCTCAAGATATGGCAAATGTTCAGTCAAGAGTTGATGACGTCAACAAAGCTGTGAAACAGCTGGAGGACAGCAGGCACCCTCGTACCAAAGAGGTTAAGGAATGTCAGGCCCGACTGAATAAGAG GTGGGAGGCTTTCAAGGCCAtggtggaggagaaaaagaggaaagtaGATTCTGCTGTTAGTCTGCACAACTATGGGCTGGAGTGTGATGAGACAGAGGCTTGGATCAAAGACAAGACACGGGTGATCGAATCCACACAGGACTTGGGCAATGACCTGGCAGCCGTTATGGCCATCCAGAGAAAACTGTTTGGCATACAGAGAGATTTGGCCGCCATCGACACAAAGCTTACTTTCCTGAGAAAAGAGGCTGACCAGCTGGCTAAAGACCACCCAGAGAATGCAGCCGACATCTTAGCCCGCAGAGGGGAGCTGGACGCAGCCTGGGACACACTCAGAAAAACCCTGAAAGACAGGGAGGACTCTCTCGGTGAGGTTAGCAAGTTACAGACCTTCCTCCAAGACATGGATGACTTCCAGTCCTGGCTTTTCAAGACCCAGAAGGCTGTGGCATCAGAGGAAACGCCTGCCACGCTGCCAGAGGCCGAGGAGCAGCTCAGCCTACATGATGCTCTGCGTGAAGACATAAACAACCACGAGGAGACCTATCACCGCGTGAGGGACACCGGAGCTCGGGTCACGCAAGGTCAGGAGAACGATCCTCAGTACCAGCAGCTGGATCAGACGCTGAAGGGTCTGGACCGTGGATGGTATGAACTTCAGAAGATGTGGGACAGCCGCAAGAACTTCCTGGACCAGGGTCTGGGCTTCCAGCAGTTCATGAGGGACGGCAAGACTGTAGAGGCCATCCTCAACAATCAG GAGTACACCTTGGCCCACCTCGACAAGCCTGACACCCTAGCCGGGGCGGAGAAAGCTTTAAAGAAGCATGAGGACTTTGTGAGCACCATGGAAGCCAATGAGGACAAAATTGACGGCGCTCTTCAGGGAGGACAGCGGCTGGTGGACAGTAACAACCTGTACTCTGGGAAAGTGCAGGAGAAAATGGATTCTATTCAAGACAG ACATGACAAGAATAAAAGAAGAGCCCAGGATGTGCATGAAAAGCTCAGAGACAACCGCGACCTCCAGCACTTCCTGCAGAACACTCAAGAT CTGACTGTGTGGATCAATGAGAAGATGCTGACAGCTCAGGACACTTCATATGATGAGGCCAGGAACCTGCACAGCAAGTGGCTGAAACATCAGGCCTTCATGGCCGAGCTGGCCTCCAACAAAGACTGGCTTAACAAAGTAGACCAG GAGGGTCAGGAGCTCATGGAGTCCAAGCCCGAGTTTGAACCCATTGTGACGGAACGCCTGGCTCAGCTTCACGAGCTGTGGGACAAGCTGGAGTCCACCACCCAGGAGAAGGCCCGGCTGCTGTTTGATGCCAACCGCTCTGAGCTTTTAGACCAAAGCTTGGCAGACATTAAGAAGTGGCTccatgagctgcagcagcagctacagagTGGAGACGAGGATGTGAAAGACCTGACTATTGCCAACATTTTGCTTAAGAAGCATCAG ATGACAGAGAACCAGGTGCGAGGCCGTGCACGGGAGCTGGAGGAGCTCCAGGAGGCCGTCAGGAAGCACGGTGGAGGCAGAGAGGACCAGCCCGAGCTGGAGGCTGAGCAGCAGACCCTACAGAGGGACtttcagcagctcctcacaCCACTGGCCCAGCGCAAGGGCAAGCTGGAGGCCGCCAAGGCTGTCCATCAGTTCTACAGAGACTTAGCCGATGAGCTT ctctggatagaggagaggatgCCTCTGGCAATGTCACAGGAGCATGGCCACAACCTTCAAACTGTGCAAATGTTGCTCAAGAAGAACCAG ACGCTCCAGAGGGAGATTGAGGGCCACCAGCCTCGTGTTGATGAAGTACTTGAGCgaggatggaggatggaggCTGCTGCCAGCACGGAGGGCAGACCGGAGGCAGAGCGAATCACAGATcagctgaaggagctggaggaggccTGGGCTCGGCTGCAGGACGAGATGGCCAAGCGAAGAGAGAGGCTGAACGGCTCCAACTTGGCCCAGCAGTACTACAATGACGCAGATGAGGCTGAAGCCTGGATAGGGGAGCAGGAGCTTTACATGATTGCTGATGAAAAGGCCAAG GATGAACAAAGTGCCATGTTGATGCTGAAGCGCCACGTGATCCTTAAGCAGGACGTGGATGACTATACTGACTCCATCCAGAGACTAGCTGACCGTGCACAGAAGATGTTTGCAGAGGACCATCCGGATGG TGAGGAGATCATCAGGCGACAGGGCCAGGTAGATAAGCAGTACGCAGGGCTGAAGGAGTTGGCGGAGGACCGCAGGAAGAAGCTGGACCACACCTACCACCACTTTCTGCTATGCCGAGAGGTGGAGGAACTGGAGCACTGGATTGCAGAAAGAGACCTAGTGGCCTCCTCTCAGGAGATGGGACAGGATCTGGACCATGTCACG CTTCTGAGGGATAAGTTCAGGGAGTTTTCACGTGAAACAGGAATGGTGGGACAGGAGCGCGTGGACATGGTCAACCAGACGATAGACGAGCTAATCGAAGGGGGCCACAGTGAGGCAGCCACCATGGCAGAGTGGAAAGACAGCATCAATGAGAGCTGGGCTGATCTGCTGGAGCTCATCGACACTCGCACTCAGCTCCTAATGGCGTCTTACGAGCTGCTTAA ATACTTTGATGATGGAAAGGAGCTCGTGGCTCAGATCCACGACAAGCAGAAAGAGCTGCCTGATGACGTGGGAGAAGACTTCAGCAAAGCAGAGTCCTTCCACAGAATGCACGCCGCCTTTGAGAGAGACATCACCGCTCTAGGCAAACAG GTTCAACAGTTCCAGGAAACAGCTGCAAGGCTTCATGCCCAATATGCAGGCAATAGAGCAGATGCCATCCAGGCCACAGAACAAGAGGTGGTGGAAGCCTGGAACGGTCTGCTTGCTGCCTGTGATGGACGCAGAGCACAGCTGGTAGACACAGCTGAGAAGTTCCGCTTCTTCACCATGGTGCGAGACCTGATGGCCTGGATGGAGAGCATCATCAAGCAGATAGAGACTCAGGAGAAACCAAA GGACGTCTCATCTGTGGAACTCCTGCAGAAGTACCACCAGGGGATCCGCTCAGAGATTGAAACCAGGGGAGCTAAATTCACTGACTGCATAGACCTTGGCAAGGCCCTGCTGACACGCAAACACAGAGACTCTGCTGAG CACCAGCTCATATATCAACTAGTGGCAACACACTACATTCAAAAAAACATTCTCACGATGACCTGTCTCCTCCGCATCAAGTGCTGGAGGTGTGCCAGTTTGCACGGGACGCCTCAGTGGCAGAGGCCTGGCTGA